In a genomic window of Desulfurobacteriaceae bacterium:
- a CDS encoding flagellar biosynthesis anti-sigma factor FlgM yields the protein MEIGKVSLRTLRNVWEKRAEGRVKKEDRASSSLTSTSDKEVVTEISTTALFSQSKVNKVEELKLLIESGLYKLDARAIAENIIEELLND from the coding sequence ATGGAAATCGGCAAAGTGAGTTTGAGAACCCTTAGGAATGTCTGGGAGAAAAGAGCAGAAGGAAGAGTAAAGAAAGAAGACAGAGCCTCATCTTCTTTAACGTCGACAAGCGATAAAGAGGTAGTTACAGAGATTTCAACCACCGCCCTTTTCTCCCAGAGCAAAGTAAATAAGGTAGAAGAACTTAAACTCCTCATAGAAAGCGGCCTTTATAAGCTTGACGCAAGAGCAATAGCTGAAAACATTATAGAAGAGCTGCTGAATGATTGA